One stretch of Desulfovibrio sp. UCD-KL4C DNA includes these proteins:
- a CDS encoding PhoH family protein, which produces MGQKNFVLDTNVLIENPKCIATLRNGVENKIHIPYTVLTELDKLKRDPRVGHIVAQAVKLILNDDLLTVFRPEFAETLTDGTADDRILKETFHSEIEEPILVTNDRILQIKAGLYNLKCEGYKDSNPFRSDSQLYTGFIEEGEAPITNCFRWENGTPIFYGADGNKQISYTHNVWGVKPRNIYQNLALELMLNNDINLVSIQSEAGYGKTFLALASALYLALEKKDNPYEKVYLVKPIWEIGAKMGFLPGNVEEKMQPYTRYIKDLAVKLHEQRPANRIFLDNDSDQYRFNQKKFEILPIAYIRGMNLDNCIVIIDEMQNMSRAEVRAMLTRMGEGVKCLCLGDTRQVDNPYLNESNNGLNWVVKKLKNNKEYAHMVLKGEKSRGPITDMVIKSGL; this is translated from the coding sequence ATGGGACAGAAGAACTTTGTATTAGACACAAATGTGCTTATTGAAAATCCTAAATGCATTGCAACTCTTAGAAACGGGGTGGAAAACAAAATTCACATCCCGTACACCGTACTGACGGAACTGGACAAACTTAAGCGGGACCCCCGTGTCGGACACATTGTAGCGCAGGCAGTTAAATTAATTTTAAACGATGACCTTCTCACTGTCTTCAGGCCCGAATTTGCAGAAACACTTACAGATGGTACAGCCGATGACCGCATACTTAAAGAAACATTCCACAGTGAAATTGAAGAACCTATTCTCGTAACAAATGATCGCATCCTTCAAATTAAAGCAGGTTTATACAATCTGAAATGTGAAGGATACAAAGATTCCAACCCGTTCCGTTCTGACTCTCAACTGTACACTGGATTTATTGAAGAAGGTGAAGCCCCCATTACCAACTGCTTTCGCTGGGAAAACGGTACACCTATTTTTTATGGAGCAGACGGAAATAAACAAATATCATACACACACAATGTATGGGGTGTTAAACCTAGAAACATTTATCAAAATCTTGCTCTTGAACTGATGCTTAACAATGACATAAATCTTGTCTCAATTCAGTCAGAAGCTGGATACGGAAAAACATTTCTAGCTTTAGCCTCGGCCTTATACTTAGCTCTTGAAAAAAAAGATAACCCATATGAAAAAGTTTATCTGGTGAAACCTATTTGGGAAATCGGTGCAAAAATGGGTTTTCTGCCCGGTAATGTAGAAGAAAAGATGCAACCTTACACACGTTATATAAAAGATTTAGCGGTAAAATTGCACGAACAACGACCAGCAAACAGAATTTTTTTAGACAACGATTCTGACCAATACCGCTTTAACCAAAAGAAATTTGAAATTCTACCTATAGCCTATATTCGAGGCATGAACCTGGACAACTGTATTGTAATAATCGATGAGATGCAGAACATGTCTCGGGCAGAAGTCCGTGCCATGCTTACGCGTATGGGGGAAGGGGTCAAATGCTTATGCCTTGGAGATACCCGGCAGGTTGACAACCCATATCTCAATGAGAGCAACAACGGACTCAACTGGGTAGTCAAGAAGCTTAAAAACAATAAAGAATACGCACACATGGTCCTTAAAGGTGAAAAGTCACGAGGACCGATTACGGATATGGTGATCAAAAGCGGCCTTTAA
- the thyX gene encoding FAD-dependent thymidylate synthase yields the protein MPEKDLRVELLSMTPNALELIYASFRQCYYAGFTADMWPRLISGEIAKEKQDAFVSKILESGHDSPIEHVSFTFAVEGISRACSHQIVRHRIASYSQQSQRYVAENDMDYIIPPAIKKIPEARERFEKFMAEVGSAYSDLREILVAAGRESKANEDARFVLPQAAETKIVITMNCRSLMHFFNLRCCQRAQWEVRIMADKMLKLCKESLPAIFRNGGARCEQLGYCPEAERFACGKYPTLKELTERK from the coding sequence ATGCCTGAGAAAGATTTACGAGTTGAATTGTTATCTATGACCCCTAATGCCCTTGAACTTATCTATGCTTCGTTCAGGCAATGCTATTATGCTGGGTTTACAGCGGATATGTGGCCTAGGCTTATAAGTGGAGAGATTGCAAAGGAAAAGCAGGATGCCTTTGTCTCCAAGATTCTTGAGTCTGGGCATGACAGTCCTATTGAACATGTTAGTTTTACGTTTGCTGTAGAGGGAATTTCCAGAGCCTGTTCTCATCAGATCGTAAGGCATCGTATTGCGTCTTATTCGCAGCAGAGCCAGCGTTATGTTGCTGAAAATGATATGGATTACATCATTCCTCCGGCAATTAAAAAGATTCCTGAAGCGCGTGAACGTTTTGAAAAATTTATGGCAGAAGTTGGATCAGCATACAGTGATCTGCGTGAAATTCTTGTTGCTGCCGGTCGCGAAAGTAAGGCGAATGAGGATGCCAGATTTGTGCTGCCACAGGCCGCAGAAACGAAGATAGTGATAACTATGAATTGTCGTTCGCTCATGCATTTTTTCAATTTGCGTTGCTGTCAGCGTGCTCAATGGGAAGTCCGCATTATGGCAGATAAAATGTTAAAGCTTTGCAAAGAAAGTCTGCCGGCAATTTTTCGCAACGGCGGAGCCAGATGCGAGCAATTGGGTTACTGTCCTGAAGCTGAAAGGTTTGCATGCGGTAAGTATCCAACCTTGAAAGAACTGACTGAAAGGAAGTAG
- a CDS encoding DnaA N-terminal domain-containing protein has translation MNSDLWHSIKKKLKVRINPVLVKVWVDPLSARYEDGVVQITAPNEFVMNWVQEHLLGTIKDAAQEVLSTEVGVTIALQNNEKGELEETEFITDVTAYYAVEDILNSINRMKNIVHNRYGISPTEFPDLNEEEALPEIKLEDQSFDSILDAVLEAFTVTFREMMEQQTDHAALARRVLYYLCFRYSIPPEEVALNMDCTVSDVKAGAAELEEEIEFAIDNGHNLDDLLLRLFKKD, from the coding sequence ATGAATTCCGATTTGTGGCACTCGATTAAGAAAAAATTAAAGGTCCGCATTAATCCTGTTCTGGTAAAAGTATGGGTAGATCCCCTTTCTGCCAGATATGAAGATGGTGTAGTCCAAATTACTGCGCCTAATGAATTTGTGATGAATTGGGTACAAGAGCATCTTTTAGGAACAATAAAAGATGCGGCTCAGGAAGTTCTTTCCACTGAAGTGGGTGTTACTATAGCTCTTCAGAATAATGAAAAAGGTGAGCTGGAAGAGACTGAATTCATTACGGATGTAACAGCATATTATGCTGTGGAAGATATCTTGAACAGTATTAATCGAATGAAAAATATTGTTCATAATCGGTACGGAATAAGTCCTACTGAATTTCCCGATCTGAATGAGGAAGAAGCTTTACCTGAGATTAAACTTGAAGATCAATCATTTGATTCAATTCTGGACGCTGTTTTAGAAGCTTTTACCGTTACTTTCAGAGAGATGATGGAACAGCAAACTGACCATGCAGCTCTTGCCAGACGGGTTTTGTACTATCTTTGCTTTAGATATAGTATTCCTCCTGAAGAGGTTGCTTTAAATATGGATTGTACTGTTTCCGATGTTAAAGCCGGAGCAGCTGAACTTGAAGAAGAAATTGAGTTCGCAATAGATAACGGTCATAATTTGGACGATCTACTTTTGAGACTTTTCAAAAAAGATTAA
- a CDS encoding HD domain-containing phosphohydrolase gives MNMVKKDQMAEENFCSISSDIFKFLPKSGLPFCLYRMNPQTGNFSAATTPGKTIVSADKKRIFKECSKDLIFIKNTDIADCRPYFCANLETVIADMANSISEEDMALIIVEALKEASNKIFKDSIKKNFPDFYSTLLAAGELMHDKPNIIWHIIPHLDKQHSLTNKSISNGIIGAGICLHGREGKPDLDSFIEYLVALFLCDVGMSCLPDFVLGKEFSLSIDEQKRIRNHPISSVEILSMTKSLTKTSLRAILEHHERMDGSGYPRGVTSEKISWLGKLCGAVDSFVAMTMIRPGKKCMTTVDALKALYKESYLYDPNIIYALEKVTYRE, from the coding sequence ATGAATATGGTGAAAAAAGACCAGATGGCAGAAGAAAATTTCTGTTCAATATCAAGTGATATTTTCAAATTTCTTCCTAAATCAGGACTTCCCTTCTGCTTATACAGGATGAATCCGCAAACAGGAAATTTTTCTGCTGCGACAACCCCTGGAAAAACAATTGTCAGCGCAGACAAAAAAAGAATATTCAAAGAGTGTAGCAAAGATCTTATTTTCATAAAAAACACCGACATTGCTGATTGTCGACCTTATTTTTGTGCTAACTTAGAAACAGTCATTGCTGACATGGCGAACTCTATCTCTGAGGAAGACATGGCATTGATTATTGTTGAAGCACTCAAAGAGGCTTCCAACAAAATTTTCAAAGATTCTATCAAAAAAAACTTTCCCGATTTCTACTCTACACTGCTCGCTGCCGGAGAGCTTATGCACGACAAACCTAATATAATCTGGCACATAATTCCGCACTTAGATAAGCAGCACTCACTTACCAACAAATCAATTTCAAACGGAATCATAGGCGCAGGAATATGCCTGCATGGCAGAGAAGGTAAGCCAGACCTTGATTCTTTCATAGAATACCTTGTAGCCCTGTTTCTTTGTGATGTAGGAATGAGCTGCCTGCCTGACTTTGTACTGGGCAAAGAATTTTCGTTAAGCATTGATGAACAAAAACGCATACGTAATCACCCCATCAGTTCCGTTGAAATTCTAAGCATGACAAAATCTCTTACTAAAACATCTCTTAGAGCTATCCTTGAACATCATGAAAGAATGGACGGATCAGGATACCCGCGCGGGGTTACGAGCGAAAAAATTTCATGGCTTGGAAAACTGTGTGGCGCTGTGGATTCTTTTGTGGCAATGACAATGATTAGGCCTGGTAAAAAGTGCATGACAACTGTCGACGCTTTAAAAGCACTATACAAAGAGTCATATTTATATGACCCCAATATTATTTATGCTCTCGAAAAAGTTACCTACAGAGAATAA
- a CDS encoding molybdenum cofactor guanylyltransferase — MTPILFMLSKKLPTENKISAAILAGGEGSRMGHKDKSCLEISGEKIISRIIRQLSELFSEIFVITRTPENHPNLNIRLAGDIYQQRSSLTGVHAALSHAKTEHVFITACDSPFLNKNLVTKLISLLDPSDDVLIPIRNNKRYEPLCAVYSKRCLPFIEKNLDNGILQIIRFFPEVKVHTVEVEILQQHDQDLESFINVNTPEELSKACKRAVKCNMN, encoded by the coding sequence ATGACCCCAATATTATTTATGCTCTCGAAAAAGTTACCTACAGAGAATAAAATAAGCGCAGCTATTTTAGCTGGCGGAGAAGGAAGTCGCATGGGGCACAAGGACAAATCATGCCTTGAGATTTCCGGTGAAAAAATAATCAGCAGAATTATCCGTCAATTATCAGAACTTTTCAGCGAAATTTTTGTCATTACCAGAACTCCTGAAAACCACCCGAATTTAAATATCAGACTTGCCGGCGATATCTATCAGCAACGCAGTTCTCTTACAGGGGTGCATGCTGCATTAAGCCACGCTAAAACGGAACATGTTTTCATTACTGCCTGCGACTCACCTTTCTTGAATAAAAATCTCGTTACAAAACTAATCTCATTATTGGATCCATCTGATGACGTTTTGATACCAATTCGCAACAACAAACGATACGAACCACTTTGCGCTGTATACTCAAAACGCTGCCTTCCATTTATTGAAAAAAATCTTGATAACGGAATTCTTCAAATCATCAGATTCTTCCCAGAAGTAAAAGTTCATACTGTTGAAGTAGAAATTCTCCAGCAACACGATCAGGATCTCGAATCATTTATCAATGTAAACACGCCGGAAGAACTCAGCAAGGCATGTAAGAGAGCTGTTAAATGCAACATGAACTAG
- a CDS encoding molybdopterin molybdotransferase MoeA encodes MQHELEKETMFPKNITRQECLKILLKEIAQVAEETIPVTNCCGRVATQTIYSDTSMPEQDRSAMDGFALTADKTFSATIDAPAVFTVSGEIRPSSARAKKIRISSSIKILTGGIIPQGCDCVIPFEQVKISGDTISVPSPVKKGSFIRPAGSDVMRGEMLVAENTRISACTAALLAYAGKHHIRVRKMPEASVLAVGNELCSPSETGPEGLIPADNLILMKGLCEGAGTAGVVISTCENSPEAIAKAVKRNSKSNLIITTGGTGPGNRDFVFNSIKNAGGIPLFKGLSIHPAKSIFAFKLENTTILGLPGPPNAVQLAFHTIIKPTLNILSRLPEVFSTTLATLETSVKGAKGREKFIPCLITEKKGFIKANPLDSRNISTRKLMCSANGIITIPPDSETLEAGELVEVIKSS; translated from the coding sequence ATGCAACATGAACTAGAAAAAGAAACAATGTTTCCGAAAAATATCACCCGTCAGGAATGCTTAAAAATTCTTCTGAAAGAGATTGCGCAAGTTGCTGAAGAAACTATTCCTGTGACAAATTGTTGCGGGCGCGTTGCAACTCAGACCATTTACAGTGATACGTCTATGCCCGAACAGGACAGATCTGCAATGGATGGTTTCGCGCTCACAGCCGACAAAACATTTTCAGCGACAATTGACGCTCCTGCGGTTTTCACAGTTTCAGGTGAAATACGACCGTCATCCGCCAGGGCAAAGAAAATACGAATAAGCAGCAGTATTAAAATTCTGACCGGAGGAATAATTCCGCAAGGTTGTGACTGCGTTATTCCATTTGAGCAGGTTAAAATTTCAGGCGATACAATTTCAGTACCTTCTCCAGTTAAGAAAGGATCTTTCATTCGTCCCGCAGGTTCAGATGTAATGCGAGGAGAAATGCTCGTTGCTGAAAACACTCGTATTTCAGCTTGTACAGCAGCCCTCCTTGCATACGCTGGAAAACATCATATCCGCGTTCGCAAAATGCCTGAAGCCTCCGTATTAGCAGTGGGCAATGAACTTTGCAGCCCGTCTGAAACAGGACCGGAAGGTTTGATACCTGCCGACAACCTGATTTTAATGAAAGGATTGTGTGAAGGGGCTGGAACAGCAGGGGTTGTCATATCGACCTGTGAGAATTCACCGGAAGCCATTGCTAAGGCAGTTAAAAGAAACAGTAAATCGAACCTTATCATCACCACAGGCGGAACCGGACCGGGTAATAGAGATTTTGTTTTTAATTCAATAAAAAATGCTGGAGGAATTCCGCTTTTCAAAGGATTATCAATACATCCTGCTAAATCAATCTTTGCGTTTAAGCTGGAAAACACCACGATTTTAGGACTTCCCGGCCCTCCAAATGCAGTTCAATTGGCTTTCCATACTATTATAAAACCTACTCTAAATATCCTTTCAAGACTACCAGAGGTATTCAGCACAACGTTAGCCACACTCGAAACCTCTGTAAAAGGAGCCAAAGGACGTGAAAAATTTATTCCATGCCTGATTACCGAAAAAAAAGGATTCATTAAAGCCAACCCGCTCGACAGCCGCAACATATCAACAAGAAAATTAATGTGCAGTGCAAATGGCATAATTACAATTCCACCGGATTCAGAAACACTTGAAGCAGGTGAACTTGTCGAAGTTATCAAATCGTCTTAA
- a CDS encoding chromosomal replication initiator protein DnaA → MITDSWNKILKFLEKGLNPGLFKVWIKPLKAEVSNNIIKLYAPNEFVAAWVRDRLLDSITEAGTQVLGSRPKVDVGVKKVADKPAGLVRPKSPQQVQTSMGLPMMRPSVTARVPRWRFSFDDFVVGDSNQLACAASRSLCDNSLPGDQLFLSSTPGLGKTHLLHSIGQGLCATSNKQHVSIACLTAEEFANRMVMALKAGEISRFKSEFRENVDCLLLEDVHFFQGKHKMQDEILETLKCLQLRGSKVVMTSSFLPRELEKVDPQLVSRFCSGLLAVIATPDFETRKRIVQSKATRLGTQVPDSISELLADRITTDVRQLESCLQNLVLKARLLNRNLTQELAWQVLENYSVTNKNPSYDSIVEHICRSYDLSADQLRSKSRKRQIVLARNTAFFLARKYTELSLKDIGVRLGRRHSTVIKGITNIEREISLQTPLGRQLQDTVARLTP, encoded by the coding sequence ATGATTACAGACAGCTGGAACAAAATTTTAAAATTTCTCGAGAAAGGGCTTAACCCCGGCCTATTCAAAGTTTGGATTAAACCTTTGAAGGCTGAAGTTAGTAATAACATCATTAAGCTATATGCTCCGAATGAATTTGTTGCTGCGTGGGTTAGAGACCGACTTTTAGACAGTATTACCGAGGCCGGAACTCAGGTTCTAGGATCGCGCCCAAAAGTTGATGTTGGTGTTAAAAAAGTTGCAGATAAACCTGCTGGTTTAGTCCGCCCTAAAAGTCCGCAACAGGTGCAAACAAGCATGGGACTTCCCATGATGCGTCCGTCGGTAACGGCTAGAGTTCCACGTTGGCGCTTTTCGTTTGATGACTTTGTCGTTGGAGACTCTAATCAGTTGGCATGTGCTGCTTCGAGAAGTCTTTGTGATAATTCCTTACCTGGAGATCAGCTGTTCCTCAGTTCTACTCCTGGTCTTGGAAAAACTCATTTACTGCATTCGATCGGTCAGGGACTCTGTGCTACCAGTAATAAACAGCATGTTTCCATTGCCTGCCTTACAGCTGAAGAATTTGCCAATAGAATGGTTATGGCTCTTAAAGCCGGTGAAATATCAAGGTTTAAATCCGAATTCAGAGAGAATGTTGATTGTCTTCTTCTTGAGGATGTTCATTTTTTTCAGGGCAAGCACAAGATGCAGGATGAGATTCTTGAAACTTTGAAATGCTTGCAGTTGCGCGGCTCAAAAGTTGTTATGACAAGTTCTTTTCTACCTCGCGAACTTGAAAAAGTTGACCCGCAGTTGGTGTCCAGATTTTGTTCAGGACTTTTAGCTGTTATAGCAACTCCTGACTTTGAGACCAGAAAACGCATTGTGCAGAGCAAAGCTACCCGTCTTGGGACTCAGGTACCTGATTCTATCTCGGAGCTGCTAGCAGACCGTATTACAACCGATGTGCGCCAACTTGAAAGTTGTTTGCAGAACCTTGTGCTCAAAGCAAGGTTGCTTAATAGAAATTTGACACAGGAACTGGCTTGGCAGGTTCTTGAAAATTATTCTGTTACAAATAAAAACCCAAGTTATGATTCAATTGTTGAGCACATTTGTCGTTCTTATGACCTTTCAGCTGATCAGCTTCGCTCCAAAAGCCGGAAACGTCAGATTGTTTTAGCCAGAAATACAGCTTTCTTCCTCGCTCGCAAATATACTGAACTCTCCTTGAAAGATATTGGAGTAAGACTCGGTCGCAGGCATTCAACAGTGATTAAAGGCATCACTAATATTGAACGGGAAATTTCTTTACAAACTCCTCTTGGAAGGCAGTTGCAGGATACTGTCGCTCGCTTGACACCATAG